A section of the Candidatus Margulisiibacteriota bacterium genome encodes:
- a CDS encoding GspE/PulE family protein: MQKKNVSDVPEIDLSTYTIDQAAVDLVPALVSQKYGLIPLFKVGSALTVAMAQPNNILALDELRTITGLDVSVVRSDLKQIEEAIAEYYGISGVVEEVVKEYKTTVGEAKPKKTQEETAPIVKLVNVILNSAVSQGASDIHIEPEAKHVRVRLRIDGVLHEETTMPSYMIGPIASRVKVLSGMDIAESRIPQDGRFEFSSMGRNIDLRVSSFPSAYGEKIVLRILDKSAMVYKLPQIGFTDDNLEKFRKTIQKPHGIILVTGPTGSGKTTTLYSMLTELNSRELNIMTVEDPIEYEMDGITQAQVNVKAGLTFASALRSILRQDPDVILIGEIRDLETAEIAIQSSLTGHLVFSTLHTNDAAGALTRLLDMGLEPFLISSSVEAILAQRLVRLICKKCKKELPAPETLAERFPEIKKIYKGEGCKVCRNTGYKGRTGVFELLLVDEEIRKMITDKKSAQDIKKYAVSKGMRTLYEDGMIKVAQGLTSLDEVMRVTELEQV; the protein is encoded by the coding sequence GTGCAGAAAAAAAACGTTTCCGATGTTCCTGAGATCGATCTTTCCACTTACACGATAGACCAGGCCGCGGTGGACCTGGTACCCGCTCTTGTATCGCAGAAATACGGGTTGATACCGCTGTTCAAGGTGGGATCTGCCCTTACGGTGGCAATGGCCCAGCCCAATAACATCCTTGCCCTTGATGAACTCCGCACTATAACAGGGCTGGATGTTTCGGTGGTGCGCAGCGATCTAAAACAGATAGAAGAGGCCATTGCCGAATACTACGGCATCTCCGGAGTGGTGGAAGAGGTGGTTAAAGAATACAAGACCACTGTGGGGGAAGCCAAGCCAAAAAAGACACAGGAAGAGACGGCCCCCATTGTTAAACTTGTTAATGTGATCCTTAATTCCGCTGTGTCTCAGGGCGCCTCGGACATACATATAGAGCCCGAAGCAAAGCATGTCAGGGTCCGGCTCAGGATAGACGGGGTATTACACGAAGAAACCACAATGCCTTCTTACATGATCGGCCCCATAGCTTCAAGGGTCAAGGTCCTGTCGGGAATGGATATAGCAGAGAGCCGGATCCCGCAGGACGGCAGATTTGAATTCTCATCCATGGGAAGGAATATCGACCTCCGTGTGTCCTCCTTTCCTTCAGCCTACGGTGAAAAAATAGTGCTTAGGATACTGGACAAGTCGGCAATGGTCTACAAACTGCCTCAGATAGGTTTTACGGACGATAATCTGGAAAAGTTTAGAAAAACTATCCAAAAACCTCACGGCATAATCCTGGTTACGGGCCCGACGGGCTCCGGCAAAACCACAACGCTTTATTCCATGCTGACGGAGTTGAACAGCAGGGAGCTCAACATCATGACGGTGGAAGATCCTATCGAATACGAGATGGACGGGATCACCCAGGCGCAGGTCAATGTAAAGGCCGGCCTTACCTTTGCCTCGGCCCTGCGCTCCATACTGCGCCAGGACCCTGATGTCATATTGATAGGGGAGATAAGGGACCTTGAGACAGCAGAGATAGCCATACAGTCCTCCCTTACCGGCCATCTGGTCTTTTCCACACTGCACACAAATGATGCTGCCGGCGCTTTGACCAGGCTGCTGGATATGGGGCTGGAGCCGTTCCTAATTTCTTCGTCTGTCGAGGCCATCCTTGCCCAGAGGCTGGTCCGGCTCATCTGCAAAAAGTGCAAAAAAGAACTGCCTGCTCCGGAAACGCTGGCCGAAAGATTTCCGGAGATCAAAAAGATCTACAAGGGCGAGGGCTGCAAAGTGTGCAGGAACACAGGCTACAAAGGCAGGACCGGAGTGTTCGAGCTGCTTTTGGTCGATGAAGAGATAAGGAAAATGATAACAGACAAAAAAAGCGCGCAGGACATAAAAAAATACGCCGTTTCAAAAGGGATGAGGACGCTGTACGAGGACGGCATGATAAAAGTGGCGCAGGGCCTTACAAGCCTGGACGAAGTAATGAGGGTCACCGAGCTTGAGCAGGTATAA
- a CDS encoding response regulator, giving the protein MKKILIVDDEKDLVEIIRLGLEPLGYQVFEAYDGQEGLEKARQIKPDLLILDLMLPKLDGYQVCRMLKFDVNYKEIPVILLTARAAEKDIAMGQEAGADAFITKPFKHEVLKEKIVELLREN; this is encoded by the coding sequence TTGAAAAAAATACTCATAGTTGATGACGAAAAAGACCTTGTAGAGATAATCAGGCTTGGCCTTGAGCCTCTGGGTTATCAGGTGTTCGAGGCCTACGACGGGCAGGAGGGGCTTGAAAAGGCAAGGCAGATCAAGCCGGACCTCCTCATTCTTGACCTGATGCTGCCTAAACTGGACGGCTATCAAGTTTGCAGGATGCTTAAGTTTGACGTTAATTACAAGGAAATACCGGTGATACTGCTTACAGCCAGAGCCGCAGAAAAGGATATTGCAATGGGGCAGGAGGCCGGAGCGGACGCTTTTATTACCAAACCCTTTAAACATGAAGTGCTTAAAGAAAAGATCGTGGAGTTACTAAGAGAGAACTGA
- a CDS encoding PAS domain-containing protein has translation MEFLFVQLDYIYFFSCLSFILAGVAALILRRTRPGEADWGTLSLFWFFQSANKLFLLISAFLYHSEVVYYLGLAFLAGSFLFLLGFSQRTAKKSGTEFFSSRFYYFLVLSAVLGVLLSGRDAEMLIRYFFGIPSVLIASYVLWNLNSSRPAALKYLSIIFAAFFVVQGLVVPDSENIRFFVLNESLFLALVGMPIQLVRALLAIASAWLTLNYCQKTIEDNSRERGHPYPAKAWGFYRSLAVFVLILFIGWFATEHFGQRQKRLIEDRAASDAKLVVDLLSESMQTADRAVKAMAGSPWIGPLLEKMTGPRNDEANSVLDRYNSSFGLSVCYLMDDKGVVIAASNRKQPDSFMGRDFSFRPYFKNAIAGEPSSYLAVGIVSGKRGYYSSAPVLSEGRPAGVVTAKKDIEELEAVLNPSSAVLLVDSDGIIFLSDEKDLIFRPLWPIESFAAGSKVKDLQYRHVLTEPVLEKKPSSGDLTEFKGSPVLVNSSAASVPGWMLYTLYPAGSIQTSRSTAMLITAACAVLAMGLLYFINDRELRLLEMMLDKEQLAITLQSVGDGLITTDHSGRILIANESALRMLGLRLEEARGRLIEDVMKIVEELSRNPIENPVLEVLRTRDQVKLKNHALLISADGREFNISDSASPIIIKTSGVFLGVVLVFRDVSQRIQDENRLRLAAQEWEKTFDNMAEGITVQNSEYMITNANSTACRLLGIKKEDLLGRKCYEVFHKTDSPLASCPMARSLSSKRPEEAEVFEKSLGKWFRISTTPVFDASGRIEKVVHIMQDITERKIAEEKLREYAELQKTVISNLQGVIFSLDRNGVFTLSDGKGLSSLGLEPGQVVGRSVFDVYKDVPGIAEGVRAAIGGHPWAGIVRVQKIVFDTFVSPVFGSDGMVEGVTGIATDITDRITSEELISELNEQQKTILDATPAMIFYKDRENRFVRVNEAMARASGYSKQDMEGRSLWELFTKEDADRYWKDDKEVMDSGMPKYGIVEKMNTRQGTLWVQTDKIPYKDPKGNIIGVIGFTLDITQRKLQEEKIREAQDSLEATLDAIPDPLFEAGLDGTYYAAHSPRQELLAAPVQDLVGKKVFDVMPQEAAEVCIAALKEANEKGFSHGREFELTLPQGSRWFELSVSRKASAAGEAPHFVVLSRDITERKHVESELKQLSDLKTEFVATVSHELRTPLTIIKEGADLISDQVYGKLEEKQAKILNMVRENIKNLEKLISDLLDISKIEAKKQELNPVEFDICSVMQDLLEQLSAKASEKKIGIESECPFEGGLKVFADKDKFRQIVTNLIANAINYNREGGKVHVSGKDEGQFLRIEISDTGVGIKEEDMEHLFEKFRQFGRVPGSGPKGTGLGLSITKALVELHGGRIWAQSKYGEGTKFVFTFPKHYNKKQTINS, from the coding sequence ATGGAGTTTCTGTTTGTACAGCTTGACTATATATACTTCTTCTCCTGCCTTTCCTTTATTCTGGCAGGGGTTGCAGCTCTCATACTGAGAAGAACAAGGCCGGGCGAAGCAGACTGGGGCACTCTTTCTCTTTTCTGGTTTTTTCAGTCCGCCAATAAGCTTTTTCTGCTTATTTCTGCTTTTCTTTATCATTCGGAGGTTGTTTATTATTTGGGGCTGGCGTTCCTTGCCGGTTCTTTCCTTTTTCTTCTAGGCTTTTCGCAAAGAACCGCAAAAAAGTCGGGAACAGAGTTTTTTTCCAGCCGCTTTTACTATTTTCTGGTCCTTTCCGCTGTTTTGGGCGTCCTTTTGAGCGGCCGGGATGCCGAAATGCTGATCCGATATTTCTTCGGGATCCCGTCAGTGCTGATCGCCTCTTATGTCCTCTGGAATCTTAACTCTTCCCGGCCTGCCGCTCTAAAATACCTTTCGATCATTTTCGCGGCTTTTTTTGTTGTCCAAGGATTGGTAGTGCCTGATTCCGAGAATATAAGGTTTTTTGTTCTTAATGAATCACTGTTCCTTGCCCTGGTCGGTATGCCTATACAGTTGGTAAGGGCGCTGCTTGCTATTGCGTCGGCCTGGCTCACCTTGAACTATTGCCAAAAGACCATCGAGGACAACAGCAGGGAACGCGGGCATCCTTATCCGGCAAAGGCCTGGGGTTTTTACAGATCGCTGGCGGTTTTTGTTCTCATTTTGTTCATAGGATGGTTTGCAACGGAGCATTTTGGACAACGGCAGAAAAGACTGATCGAGGACAGGGCCGCTTCCGATGCCAAACTGGTGGTCGATCTGCTCAGCGAGAGCATGCAAACGGCGGACCGCGCGGTCAAAGCCATGGCCGGCTCGCCGTGGATAGGGCCGCTGCTGGAAAAAATGACAGGGCCGCGGAATGACGAGGCCAACAGCGTTCTGGACAGATATAACAGCTCATTCGGCCTGTCAGTCTGCTATCTTATGGACGACAAAGGGGTCGTTATAGCCGCCTCCAATAGGAAGCAGCCCGACTCATTTATGGGGCGGGACTTTTCCTTTAGGCCCTATTTCAAAAATGCCATTGCAGGAGAGCCCTCTTCCTACCTTGCTGTTGGGATCGTTTCCGGCAAAAGAGGATACTATTCAAGTGCTCCGGTTCTATCAGAAGGAAGGCCTGCCGGTGTTGTGACAGCGAAAAAAGATATTGAAGAACTTGAGGCTGTTCTAAATCCCTCTTCCGCTGTTCTGCTTGTGGACAGCGACGGCATAATCTTTCTATCGGACGAAAAGGACCTTATCTTTAGACCGCTTTGGCCCATAGAGTCCTTTGCCGCTGGTTCCAAGGTAAAGGACCTGCAGTACAGGCATGTGCTCACGGAACCTGTCCTTGAAAAAAAGCCATCCAGCGGTGATCTGACCGAATTCAAAGGGTCCCCGGTCCTGGTAAATTCTTCTGCAGCATCAGTGCCCGGATGGATGCTTTATACTCTTTATCCTGCCGGATCGATACAGACTTCGCGCTCCACTGCCATGCTTATTACTGCGGCATGTGCTGTTCTGGCAATGGGTCTTCTTTATTTTATCAACGACAGGGAGCTGCGGCTGCTTGAGATGATGTTGGACAAGGAGCAGCTGGCCATTACACTTCAGAGCGTAGGCGACGGGCTGATAACAACGGATCACTCCGGCAGAATATTGATCGCCAATGAATCCGCTCTGCGTATGCTCGGGCTCAGGTTGGAAGAGGCCAGGGGCAGACTTATTGAAGATGTCATGAAAATAGTGGAGGAATTATCAAGAAATCCCATAGAAAATCCTGTTCTTGAGGTTCTTCGCACAAGAGATCAGGTCAAGCTTAAGAACCACGCATTGCTTATAAGTGCTGACGGAAGAGAGTTTAACATCTCGGACAGCGCATCTCCCATAATAATAAAAACCTCGGGAGTTTTTCTTGGGGTTGTTCTTGTGTTCAGGGATGTTTCCCAGAGGATACAGGACGAAAACAGGCTCCGCCTTGCCGCACAGGAATGGGAAAAGACCTTTGACAATATGGCTGAAGGAATAACCGTGCAGAATTCCGAATATATGATCACTAATGCTAACAGTACGGCCTGCCGTCTGTTGGGGATCAAAAAAGAAGACCTACTAGGCAGAAAATGCTACGAAGTATTCCACAAAACCGATAGCCCTCTTGCATCCTGTCCGATGGCCCGCTCGCTTTCTTCAAAGAGGCCGGAAGAAGCAGAAGTATTTGAAAAGAGCCTGGGCAAATGGTTCAGGATCTCCACGACGCCAGTTTTTGACGCTTCTGGCAGGATCGAAAAAGTGGTCCATATAATGCAGGACATAACCGAAAGGAAGATCGCTGAAGAAAAACTAAGAGAATATGCTGAGCTGCAGAAGACCGTAATATCCAATCTTCAGGGGGTCATCTTTTCCCTGGATCGAAACGGCGTGTTCACCCTTTCTGACGGCAAAGGGCTGTCATCTCTGGGGCTTGAGCCGGGGCAGGTGGTCGGAAGGTCTGTTTTCGATGTCTATAAGGATGTTCCCGGGATAGCGGAGGGGGTTCGTGCAGCTATTGGAGGTCATCCGTGGGCCGGTATTGTGCGAGTTCAGAAAATAGTATTTGACACTTTCGTATCTCCGGTCTTTGGCAGCGATGGCATGGTGGAAGGTGTGACCGGGATAGCCACGGATATAACGGACAGGATAACGAGCGAAGAACTGATAAGCGAACTTAACGAACAGCAAAAGACCATTCTGGACGCTACTCCTGCGATGATATTTTACAAGGACAGGGAGAACCGTTTTGTCAGGGTCAACGAAGCCATGGCTAGGGCCAGCGGCTATTCAAAACAGGATATGGAAGGCAGGTCTTTGTGGGAGCTTTTTACAAAAGAGGACGCGGACCGCTACTGGAAGGACGATAAAGAGGTAATGGATTCGGGTATGCCAAAGTATGGCATAGTTGAAAAGATGAACACCAGACAGGGCACACTATGGGTGCAGACGGACAAGATCCCCTATAAGGACCCAAAAGGAAATATCATAGGGGTCATAGGCTTTACTCTTGACATAACTCAGCGCAAACTTCAGGAAGAAAAGATCAGAGAAGCACAAGACAGCCTCGAAGCCACGCTCGATGCCATACCAGATCCTCTTTTTGAAGCCGGGCTTGACGGGACATATTATGCCGCTCATTCTCCAAGACAGGAACTTCTTGCCGCTCCGGTCCAGGACCTCGTCGGGAAAAAAGTGTTTGATGTCATGCCTCAGGAGGCCGCCGAGGTGTGTATCGCAGCACTGAAAGAAGCAAACGAAAAAGGGTTTTCCCATGGCAGGGAGTTTGAGCTTACACTTCCTCAAGGCAGCAGATGGTTTGAACTGTCCGTTTCCAGGAAAGCCTCCGCCGCAGGAGAGGCGCCGCATTTCGTAGTCCTTTCCAGGGACATTACGGAACGCAAGCATGTTGAGAGCGAGTTAAAGCAGTTAAGCGACCTCAAGACCGAATTTGTCGCGACCGTATCGCATGAATTAAGGACCCCTCTTACCATAATCAAGGAAGGCGCCGATCTTATCAGCGACCAGGTTTACGGGAAATTGGAGGAAAAACAGGCAAAGATATTAAATATGGTCAGGGAGAATATCAAGAACCTGGAAAAACTTATCTCCGACCTTCTCGACATATCCAAGATAGAGGCAAAAAAGCAGGAGCTTAATCCGGTCGAGTTTGATATCTGTTCCGTTATGCAGGACCTTCTGGAACAGCTTTCCGCAAAAGCGAGCGAAAAGAAGATAGGGATTGAATCCGAGTGCCCTTTTGAAGGAGGATTAAAGGTTTTTGCCGATAAGGACAAATTCAGGCAGATAGTGACCAACCTTATTGCGAATGCCATCAATTACAACAGGGAGGGCGGCAAAGTGCATGTGTCGGGGAAAGACGAAGGTCAATTCCTTAGGATAGAAATCTCCGATACCGGGGTGGGAATAAAAGAAGAGGATATGGAGCACCTGTTCGAAAAATTCAGACAGTTCGGCAGGGTTCCGGGTTCAGGGCCTAAGGGAACGGGGCTTGGACTGTCCATAACAAAAGCGCTTGTTGAGTTGCATGGAGGCAGGATTTGGGCGCAGTCAAAATATGGAGAGGGAACAAAATTTGTATTTACTTTTCCAAAACACTATAATAAAAAACAGACGATAAATTCCTGA
- a CDS encoding DnaJ domain-containing protein, producing the protein MPSQNKDYYKILGVGETSSIDEIKTAYRKLAKKYHPDMNPNDRKTAEAKFKEVSEAYYVLGDKKRKEEYDLFRKGGFARGARGGQSYTYTQGFDIEDLLSHLGFATGAGRRSSSAGMDYEMFDDIFGDSFSGGERRGFNRVYSTPPRTQKVSTDVNAGISIPQALAVSGGKIELSIPGRKPITVMVPKGITSGTKLRLAGLGESCPCCSKKGDLLVKVTVG; encoded by the coding sequence ATGCCGTCCCAGAACAAAGACTATTACAAGATCCTGGGGGTGGGAGAGACTTCCTCGATAGACGAGATCAAAACGGCTTACCGCAAACTGGCCAAAAAATACCACCCCGACATGAACCCCAATGACAGAAAAACAGCGGAAGCAAAGTTCAAGGAGGTTTCCGAGGCTTATTATGTCCTGGGGGATAAGAAAAGAAAAGAAGAATACGACCTTTTCAGAAAGGGCGGCTTTGCAAGGGGAGCAAGGGGCGGCCAGTCCTACACCTATACCCAGGGCTTTGATATCGAGGATCTATTATCCCACCTCGGTTTTGCCACAGGCGCCGGGCGCAGAAGTTCTTCTGCGGGCATGGACTATGAGATGTTCGATGATATTTTCGGGGATTCCTTTTCGGGAGGGGAAAGAAGGGGTTTTAACAGGGTTTACTCAACGCCTCCCCGCACCCAAAAGGTATCTACAGATGTTAACGCAGGCATCTCCATTCCGCAGGCGCTGGCTGTAAGCGGAGGCAAGATAGAACTCTCGATCCCCGGGCGAAAGCCCATCACCGTCATGGTGCCAAAGGGCATAACCTCAGGGACCAAGCTACGGCTTGCCGGGCTGGGCGAGAGCTGCCCGTGCTGTTCCAAAAAAGGAGATCTTCTGGTAAAAGTGACAGTGGGATAA
- a CDS encoding NUDIX hydrolase produces MPHKNRTVASAKNFSFVSKPLTLPNGHRGTYLCVEHNGAAAVVPLLSKDKAILIRQFRIALEEYIWEIPAGTLEKNEKPEKCAKRELIEEIGYKAGIMKKLGTIYPAVGYSDEALHLYKATGLKKAKLMREKDEIIEPKVFTKVQVRKMIRSGRIMDSKTISAFAMMGWV; encoded by the coding sequence ATGCCTCATAAAAATAGAACCGTCGCCTCCGCAAAGAATTTTTCTTTTGTCAGCAAACCCTTAACACTTCCAAACGGACACAGGGGAACTTATTTATGCGTGGAGCATAACGGTGCGGCCGCAGTGGTCCCTCTGCTTTCAAAAGACAAAGCCATCCTGATAAGGCAATTTAGAATTGCGCTTGAAGAGTACATTTGGGAAATACCAGCGGGAACGCTCGAAAAAAATGAAAAGCCTGAAAAATGCGCAAAGAGGGAGTTGATAGAGGAGATCGGCTACAAAGCCGGGATCATGAAAAAACTCGGGACTATTTATCCTGCTGTGGGATATTCTGACGAGGCGCTACATCTTTATAAAGCCACAGGTCTTAAGAAGGCCAAACTCATGCGGGAAAAAGATGAGATCATCGAGCCGAAAGTATTCACAAAGGTGCAGGTAAGAAAAATGATCAGAAGTGGTAGAATAATGGACAGCAAGACAATAAGCGCGTTTGCGATGATGGGGTGGGTGTAG
- a CDS encoding chorismate-binding protein, whose product MQILIEFENKPLLFDQPLDVISCLRLSEIRACFEKMENALGRGHYLAGFLSYEAGYGFEDRFRSSKTFGFPLVHMGVYGPPLSLPFRKGEICSLHVKGMNISKDDYFKSIEKIREYIAAGDVYQITYCVKFNFELEGDDFGLYRKLKRQQPVPYPAYIKEKDFSILSLSPELFIKKKGSHMTAKPMKGTWPRGKNLLADLWSARCLHKDPKNRAENIMICDLLRNDLGRIGCGIKAPKLFEVARYTTLCQMTSTVTAMVADDLPLQRVFESLHPSGSVTGAPKVRAMEIIREIESEERRIYTGAIGYITPQRDLCFNVPIRTLLIKDGKGEMGVGGGIVWDSTPQGEFDECILKSKFLV is encoded by the coding sequence ATGCAAATATTAATTGAATTCGAGAACAAGCCGCTCCTGTTTGACCAACCTTTGGATGTAATAAGCTGCTTAAGGCTTTCTGAGATCCGTGCATGCTTTGAAAAAATGGAGAATGCGCTTGGCAGAGGGCATTATTTGGCAGGCTTTTTGTCCTATGAAGCTGGATACGGGTTCGAAGACAGGTTCAGGTCCTCAAAAACCTTTGGCTTTCCCCTGGTGCATATGGGGGTTTATGGCCCTCCTTTAAGTCTGCCATTCAGAAAGGGAGAAATTTGCTCTTTACATGTGAAGGGAATGAACATTTCTAAGGATGATTATTTTAAGAGTATCGAAAAGATCCGGGAATATATTGCGGCAGGAGATGTGTACCAGATAACTTATTGCGTAAAGTTCAACTTTGAGCTTGAAGGAGATGACTTTGGTCTGTACAGAAAACTGAAGAGACAGCAGCCGGTCCCTTATCCCGCCTACATTAAAGAGAAGGACTTTTCCATACTGTCGCTTTCGCCCGAACTCTTCATTAAAAAGAAGGGCTCCCATATGACCGCAAAGCCGATGAAAGGGACCTGGCCTAGAGGGAAGAACTTATTGGCGGACCTTTGGAGCGCGCGCTGCCTTCACAAAGACCCAAAGAACAGGGCTGAGAACATAATGATCTGCGACCTTTTAAGGAACGATCTCGGCAGAATAGGCTGCGGCATAAAAGCGCCAAAGCTGTTCGAAGTCGCAAGATATACAACGCTGTGCCAGATGACCTCTACCGTTACCGCCATGGTCGCGGATGACCTGCCGCTGCAAAGGGTTTTTGAGAGTCTCCACCCCTCCGGTTCGGTAACGGGGGCCCCAAAGGTGCGCGCTATGGAAATAATAAGAGAAATTGAAAGCGAAGAAAGGCGGATCTATACAGGCGCCATCGGCTATATTACCCCTCAAAGGGACCTGTGCTTCAATGTCCCCATAAGGACTTTGCTTATCAAGGACGGGAAAGGGGAAATGGGAGTAGGGGGAGGTATAGTGTGGGATTCCACTCCGCAGGGCGAATTTGACGAGTGCATCTTAAAATCAAAATTTCTGGTATAA
- a CDS encoding MarR family transcriptional regulator: MGESDYIDRLEKAMHTFSKKCFSKELLGVEITVTQMQTLLLIHSLPGCKMSDLSEGLEVTLGNVTSLIDRLAKEGLVKRVEDDSDRRIVRVELTSKGKSTVSTVLANRKKTLAGIFKKVKESDKEVLLNIMEKIAEEL; this comes from the coding sequence ATGGGCGAAAGCGATTATATAGACAGGCTCGAGAAAGCGATGCATACTTTTTCCAAGAAGTGTTTTTCTAAGGAATTGCTCGGGGTGGAGATCACCGTCACCCAAATGCAGACCCTGCTCCTTATACATTCGCTTCCCGGCTGCAAAATGTCGGACTTAAGCGAAGGGCTTGAAGTTACCCTCGGCAATGTCACTTCGTTGATAGACAGGCTGGCCAAAGAGGGCCTTGTAAAACGGGTAGAGGATGACAGCGACAGAAGGATAGTAAGGGTGGAACTGACCTCAAAAGGAAAAAGCACGGTGAGCACCGTGCTGGCGAACAGGAAAAAGACCCTTGCAGGTATCTTTAAGAAGGTCAAAGAAAGCGACAAGGAGGTCCTGCTCAATATTATGGAAAAGATCGCGGAAGAGCTTTAA
- a CDS encoding efflux RND transporter periplasmic adaptor subunit codes for MNKRKIFWIAVALVLLLIGFRVINRVRSQTAKVKERPIAVMAKPPSVGPIESKLTLTGDIKGSSELAVKPTNSGRIEEIYVREGDLVSRGDKLMSYVAGISETDEMFEDVVTFAPISGYIGMQNIRLGDQATAGLTTVFNIYTIDRVKIYVDVPEKDYSMVKRGTPARITLDAYPDAPVNASVSNIRPVIDPYSRTAQAEIDIANASHRIRPGMFARVDLVLGRKSSALLLPSDSVLSGTDKYIYLAKEGKAVRMPVKTGYEDNGLVEIVSGLSPSDKVIVSGQRVVKEGSSIVEASDD; via the coding sequence ATGAATAAAAGAAAGATCTTTTGGATCGCGGTAGCTCTGGTTTTATTATTGATCGGGTTCAGGGTGATCAACAGGGTAAGGTCTCAGACCGCAAAGGTAAAAGAAAGACCTATTGCCGTCATGGCCAAACCGCCTTCTGTGGGGCCTATAGAGAGCAAACTTACGCTTACCGGGGACATAAAGGGAAGCTCGGAACTGGCCGTAAAACCCACCAACAGCGGCAGGATCGAAGAGATATATGTAAGAGAGGGGGACCTGGTCAGCCGCGGGGATAAGCTGATGTCCTATGTTGCCGGCATAAGCGAAACCGACGAGATGTTCGAGGATGTGGTGACCTTTGCTCCCATTTCGGGTTATATAGGCATGCAGAACATTAGGTTAGGCGACCAGGCCACTGCGGGACTGACCACAGTGTTCAACATTTATACTATCGACAGGGTAAAGATCTATGTGGATGTGCCGGAAAAAGATTACTCCATGGTAAAAAGAGGTACCCCCGCAAGGATAACTCTGGATGCCTATCCTGATGCGCCGGTTAACGCCTCGGTTTCTAATATACGGCCCGTAATAGACCCTTACAGCAGGACGGCCCAGGCCGAAATAGACATTGCAAACGCCTCCCACAGGATAAGACCTGGCATGTTCGCCAGAGTTGACCTGGTACTGGGCAGAAAGTCTTCTGCCCTGCTGCTTCCTTCCGACAGCGTTCTTTCCGGGACCGACAAATATATCTATCTTGCCAAAGAAGGAAAAGCCGTTAGGATGCCTGTTAAGACAGGCTATGAGGACAACGGCCTTGTAGAGATAGTATCGGGGCTCTCGCCTTCCGACAAGGTGATAGTGTCGGGCCAAAGAGTAGTAAAGGAAGGCTCTTCGATAGTAGAGGCATCGGATGATTAA